One window of the Pseudodesulfovibrio sp. S3 genome contains the following:
- a CDS encoding ABC transporter substrate-binding protein, with translation MLLIAILCMPTAMLAGAKPPPPRVTFISPADYALNPFWDSYCSFMTVAAKSLGVDLALVKATNRFDVMDKAKIILSGENKPDYLIYIYHGESSLTIMGMAETAGVKSFLVNSDIVQCEQDQAGLPREKHPHWIGHIHPDEKLAGYLLAKRLFREAAKLRLTGPDKKVHVVGLGGGLDTMVSIDRQAGLCQALADQSETVLDRFVPTYWDAKVAGEKTRLLHKIHPSATVYWVVSDATALSAGKTLASLGMKPGRDCVLGGVDWSHQGIEAVKRGELVASVGGHFMEGAWALTLILDYHNGRDFADTGTTIQSEMRLIDMDNINKYAPILNRDNWKKIDFKELTKTYNPGLKEYDFSPDAIVRLLAGR, from the coding sequence GTGCTGCTCATCGCCATCCTGTGCATGCCGACCGCCATGCTTGCCGGTGCAAAACCGCCTCCGCCCCGAGTGACCTTCATATCCCCGGCGGACTATGCCCTGAACCCCTTTTGGGACAGCTACTGCTCCTTTATGACCGTTGCGGCGAAAAGCCTGGGAGTCGACCTTGCCCTTGTAAAGGCGACCAACAGATTCGACGTCATGGACAAGGCCAAAATCATCCTGTCCGGAGAAAACAAACCCGACTATCTCATATACATCTATCACGGAGAAAGCAGCCTCACGATCATGGGCATGGCCGAGACGGCAGGCGTGAAATCCTTCCTTGTGAATTCCGACATCGTGCAATGCGAACAGGACCAGGCGGGCCTCCCCAGAGAGAAGCATCCTCATTGGATCGGGCATATCCACCCCGACGAAAAGCTGGCCGGCTATCTGCTGGCCAAACGCCTTTTCCGGGAAGCTGCAAAATTGCGACTGACCGGCCCCGACAAGAAAGTGCATGTGGTCGGGCTGGGTGGCGGACTGGACACCATGGTCTCCATCGACAGGCAGGCAGGCCTATGCCAGGCCCTTGCCGACCAGTCCGAAACAGTCCTGGACAGGTTTGTCCCAACGTACTGGGATGCGAAAGTGGCAGGCGAAAAAACCCGTTTGCTGCACAAGATACACCCTTCGGCCACGGTCTACTGGGTGGTCAGCGATGCTACGGCCTTGTCTGCCGGAAAAACCCTGGCCTCCCTCGGGATGAAGCCCGGACGGGACTGTGTCCTGGGCGGCGTCGACTGGTCGCATCAGGGCATAGAAGCCGTCAAGCGGGGAGAGCTGGTCGCCTCGGTGGGCGGGCATTTCATGGAAGGCGCATGGGCATTGACCCTCATCCTCGACTACCACAACGGTCGGGACTTTGCGGACACAGGCACCACCATACAATCCGAGATGCGGCTTATAGACATGGACAACATCAACAAATACGCGCCCATACTGAATCGCGACAACTGGAAGAAAATAGACTTCAAAGAACTCACCAAAACATACAATCCCGGCTTGAAGGAATACGACTTCAGCCCCGACGCCATTGTCCGCCTGCTTGCGGGCAGATAG
- a CDS encoding YraN family protein, whose product MGFFTKFIPAKPAKSLGDQGEDAASRHLRAKGFRVLARNWRFRQWELDLVCRDRDTVVFVEVKTRKAGSMAAPGDALTRTKQARLIKAASHYLTEFELWDEPCRFDLAAVTDTGSSLDVEHIENVFDLSGLQL is encoded by the coding sequence ATGGGGTTTTTCACGAAATTCATTCCCGCGAAACCCGCAAAAAGCCTCGGCGACCAGGGCGAGGATGCGGCCTCGCGTCATCTTCGAGCCAAGGGGTTCCGGGTGCTGGCGCGCAATTGGCGCTTTCGCCAGTGGGAGCTGGATCTGGTCTGCCGGGACCGCGACACCGTGGTCTTCGTGGAGGTGAAAACCCGCAAGGCAGGCTCAATGGCCGCTCCCGGCGATGCATTGACGCGCACAAAGCAGGCCCGCCTGATCAAAGCGGCCAGCCACTACCTGACGGAATTCGAGCTGTGGGACGAGCCCTGCCGGTTCGACCTGGCCGCGGTCACGGACACCGGCTCATCCCTGGATGTGGAACATATTGAAAACGTATTCGACCTGAGCGGACTGCAACTATGA
- the rsmI gene encoding 16S rRNA (cytidine(1402)-2'-O)-methyltransferase yields MSNTGTLWVVATPLGNAGDLSPRARDILTEADVILAEDTRRAGLLFKRLGLERHGRLMSFFEHNEDKRLPKVLDFLEDGLDVALISDAGTPLLSDPGFTLVRACRENGIRVSPVPGPSAPVTALSASGLPPLPYTFLGFPPRKKSQTEKLFAAHRDTGATLVFFERKSRLAGTLDIARDILGDREFCVARELTKEFEEFLRGNLATLEAFDLDLRGELTVIIGPAGETGKTIEADILHMLDEESDKGDKPKEIARRVAVRSNGWTAKDVYALMRSR; encoded by the coding sequence ATGAGCAACACAGGCACACTCTGGGTGGTAGCCACCCCCCTCGGCAATGCGGGCGACCTGTCGCCCCGGGCGCGGGACATCCTGACGGAGGCCGACGTCATCCTGGCCGAGGACACCCGGCGGGCCGGCCTGCTTTTCAAGCGGCTCGGACTGGAACGCCACGGCCGTCTGATGTCCTTTTTCGAACACAACGAAGACAAGCGGCTGCCCAAGGTCCTCGATTTTCTCGAAGACGGCCTGGACGTGGCCCTGATCTCGGACGCGGGCACCCCGCTCCTGTCCGATCCCGGCTTCACATTGGTCCGCGCCTGCCGCGAAAACGGCATCAGGGTCTCGCCCGTGCCCGGCCCCAGTGCGCCGGTGACCGCCCTTTCCGCCTCGGGACTGCCGCCGCTGCCCTATACCTTTCTCGGGTTTCCGCCCAGAAAGAAGAGCCAGACCGAAAAACTCTTTGCCGCCCACCGCGACACCGGGGCCACCCTGGTCTTTTTCGAACGCAAATCGCGCCTGGCAGGCACCCTGGACATTGCCCGCGACATCCTGGGAGATCGTGAATTCTGCGTGGCCCGTGAACTGACCAAGGAGTTCGAAGAATTTCTCCGGGGAAACCTGGCCACCCTCGAAGCCTTTGACCTGGACCTGCGCGGCGAACTGACCGTCATCATCGGCCCGGCCGGTGAAACCGGAAAAACCATTGAAGCGGATATCTTGCACATGCTTGACGAAGAATCCGACAAGGGTGACAAGCCCAAGGAAATTGCCCGCAGGGTAGCGGTCCGCTCGAACGGATGGACAGCCAAGGACGTCTATGCTTTGATGCGCTCCCGCTGA
- a CDS encoding biotin transporter BioY, which produces MKTSSLTDIHQLVWTALMAALIGAGAYINIPIGPVPISLQTFFVTLAGFVLGPRRGALAVALYLLAGVIGLPVFAGGKSGLGHMIGPTGGFLFGFLLSAFISGLARGEEKLIPWFKGMAFGLIGMVVVFAFGAGWLKFALDLTWSKVWAVGVAPFIIGGVIKTMAALATCRYLARFNLLPNGA; this is translated from the coding sequence ATGAAGACTTCGTCGCTTACCGATATACACCAACTCGTCTGGACCGCACTCATGGCCGCGCTCATCGGTGCCGGTGCCTACATAAATATCCCCATCGGCCCGGTGCCCATTTCCTTGCAAACCTTTTTCGTCACCCTGGCCGGATTTGTGCTCGGCCCCAGGCGCGGCGCCCTGGCCGTGGCCCTGTACCTGCTGGCCGGCGTCATCGGACTGCCCGTGTTCGCAGGCGGCAAATCCGGCTTGGGCCACATGATCGGACCCACCGGAGGCTTCCTCTTCGGGTTCCTGCTCTCCGCCTTCATCAGCGGCCTGGCCCGGGGAGAAGAGAAGCTCATTCCCTGGTTCAAGGGCATGGCCTTCGGCCTGATCGGCATGGTCGTTGTGTTCGCCTTTGGCGCGGGCTGGCTGAAATTCGCCCTTGACCTGACCTGGAGCAAGGTCTGGGCAGTGGGCGTGGCTCCGTTCATCATCGGCGGCGTGATCAAGACCATGGCGGCTTTGGCCACCTGCCGGTATCTGGCCCGGTTCAACCTCCTTCCAAACGGCGCATAG
- a CDS encoding PTS system mannose/fructose/sorbose family transporter subunit IID, whose translation MMDIGISRLQADSRAMAFVRSFFRCYLTGTGFNTRGMQNIGLMYAMQPGLQAIHRDRKGFKAALKRYARHYQSHPFWAPCMVGILLHVETSIGQGHFPPKMLPKVRDTTAYTLSAIGDSVFAGSLLIFWALLTICLLLTGNQALAFSIGLSLLLGVQAFRAYTFICGIRQGFKFLQRLKRWDLINWGRRVKYANAALLLWLWVILWPHPYRWWELLIGLSTLMLFGRFVRTGMMTRVLAVAVLMAIITCFPWLEDTFKTGFGL comes from the coding sequence ATGATGGATATAGGGATATCACGCCTGCAGGCCGACTCACGGGCAATGGCCTTTGTCCGCAGCTTCTTTCGCTGCTACCTGACCGGCACGGGCTTCAACACCCGAGGCATGCAGAACATCGGCCTCATGTACGCCATGCAACCCGGCCTGCAAGCCATCCACCGAGACCGCAAGGGATTCAAGGCCGCGCTGAAGAGGTATGCCCGCCATTACCAGTCCCATCCCTTTTGGGCACCGTGCATGGTGGGCATCCTGCTCCATGTGGAGACTTCCATCGGCCAGGGCCATTTCCCGCCGAAGATGCTGCCCAAGGTCAGGGACACCACGGCCTACACCCTTTCGGCCATCGGCGACTCGGTCTTTGCGGGCAGCCTGCTCATTTTTTGGGCACTCCTGACCATCTGCCTGCTCCTGACCGGAAACCAGGCCCTGGCCTTCTCGATAGGGTTGAGTCTGCTGCTGGGGGTGCAGGCCTTTCGCGCCTACACCTTTATCTGCGGGATCAGGCAGGGATTCAAATTTCTTCAGAGACTGAAACGGTGGGATCTCATCAACTGGGGGCGCCGGGTCAAGTATGCCAATGCGGCTCTGCTGCTCTGGTTATGGGTAATCCTCTGGCCGCACCCCTACCGATGGTGGGAGCTGCTCATCGGGTTGAGCACGCTGATGCTCTTCGGCCGTTTTGTCCGGACCGGCATGATGACCCGTGTCCTGGCCGTGGCCGTATTAATGGCCATCATCACCTGTTTCCCATGGCTGGAAGACACGTTCAAAACGGGATTTGGCTTGTGA
- a CDS encoding HPr family phosphocarrier protein, which yields MTDESTIDGVREYLSRQVVVASENGLHARPAGRLAQEAQAFEADISLVCGDQKVDAKSILDILTLAAGPGHVVELRAMGEDAEAALERLEKLFQNKFEGA from the coding sequence ATGACGGATGAAAGCACCATAGACGGGGTCCGAGAATATCTGTCCCGACAGGTTGTCGTTGCCTCCGAAAACGGACTGCATGCCAGACCGGCAGGCAGGCTCGCCCAGGAAGCGCAAGCCTTCGAGGCGGATATATCCCTGGTTTGCGGAGACCAGAAGGTGGACGCCAAGTCCATCCTCGACATCCTGACCCTGGCCGCCGGTCCCGGCCACGTCGTGGAACTGCGCGCCATGGGCGAGGATGCCGAAGCCGCCCTGGAGCGACTGGAAAAACTGTTCCAAAACAAATTCGAAGGAGCGTAA
- the ptsP gene encoding phosphoenolpyruvate--protein phosphotransferase: MADTILTGIPVATGIAIGKAFFVNRNHMAHLPRHTVPAALVPEEIKQLHGAFKDVETELTAIRKLVPEELKSHSSLIDTHLMMLKDPKLSGAAEQYISSLGLNAAWALEKAVADQDAAFEAIKDQYIRERMQDVRVVADKVQTKLMGVKTDRTAISGRAIIMAHDLSPADTVELQVDRIMAFATVRGGKTSHTGIMARSLGIPALVGVDKLEDFIRDGDLVIIDGLTGKIVVNPTESELADYNERAAQFETYTRKIKRQCHLPAETFDGSRVQVQANIELVEEVAAVLDNGGEGIGLYRTEYAYLNRNTLPSEEELTEKYIDLAAIMSPRKVVFRTLDLGSDKFISTFGELNETNPAMGLRAIRFCLKNPQLFKTQLRAILRASAYGNVSLMFPMISGVKEIRQAKAWLAQAKAELRREGVAYDPDMPVGTMIELPAAVMIADFLAQEVDFFSIGTNDLIQYSIGVDRTNHHVSYLYQPLHPATLRAIKLVVDAAHQAGIEVSLCGEVASDPFCVPILLGMGIDSISMTPQAIPGIKRIIRQTNMHDCRLLLKDVLECRMVSRINHLVMNNIFKHFPEEVTFFSSLLENDEMPT; the protein is encoded by the coding sequence ATGGCTGACACGATCCTCACGGGTATCCCGGTTGCCACCGGCATTGCCATCGGCAAGGCCTTTTTCGTCAACCGTAACCATATGGCTCACCTGCCCAGGCACACCGTGCCCGCTGCGTTGGTGCCCGAGGAAATCAAGCAGCTGCACGGCGCTTTCAAGGACGTGGAAACCGAACTGACAGCCATCCGCAAATTGGTGCCGGAAGAACTGAAAAGCCACAGTTCCCTCATCGACACCCACCTGATGATGCTCAAGGACCCGAAACTTTCCGGCGCCGCTGAACAATATATCTCCAGCCTCGGTTTGAACGCGGCCTGGGCACTGGAAAAAGCCGTCGCCGACCAGGATGCCGCTTTCGAGGCCATCAAGGACCAGTACATCCGCGAACGCATGCAGGACGTGCGCGTGGTCGCGGACAAGGTCCAGACCAAGCTCATGGGCGTGAAAACCGACCGGACCGCCATCTCGGGCCGGGCCATCATCATGGCCCACGACCTGTCCCCGGCCGACACGGTCGAACTCCAGGTGGACCGGATCATGGCCTTTGCCACCGTGCGCGGCGGCAAGACGTCCCATACCGGCATCATGGCCCGCTCCCTTGGCATCCCGGCCCTGGTGGGCGTGGACAAGCTCGAAGATTTCATCCGTGACGGCGACCTGGTCATCATCGACGGCCTGACCGGCAAGATCGTGGTCAACCCCACGGAAAGCGAACTGGCGGACTACAACGAACGGGCAGCCCAATTCGAGACCTATACGCGCAAGATCAAGCGCCAATGCCACCTGCCAGCCGAGACCTTTGACGGATCGCGGGTGCAGGTACAGGCCAACATCGAACTGGTGGAGGAAGTGGCCGCAGTCCTGGACAACGGCGGCGAGGGCATCGGACTGTACCGCACCGAATACGCCTACCTCAACCGGAACACACTGCCCTCCGAAGAAGAGCTGACCGAGAAATACATCGATCTGGCCGCCATCATGTCACCGAGAAAGGTGGTCTTCCGCACCCTGGACCTGGGCAGCGACAAATTCATCTCCACCTTCGGCGAACTCAACGAAACCAACCCGGCCATGGGCCTGCGGGCCATCCGTTTCTGCCTGAAGAACCCGCAGCTTTTCAAGACGCAGCTCAGGGCCATCCTGCGCGCCTCGGCCTACGGCAACGTCTCGCTGATGTTCCCCATGATCTCCGGCGTCAAGGAGATACGCCAGGCCAAGGCGTGGCTGGCCCAGGCCAAGGCCGAACTGCGGCGCGAAGGCGTGGCCTACGACCCGGACATGCCCGTGGGCACCATGATCGAACTGCCCGCAGCGGTGATGATCGCCGACTTCCTGGCCCAGGAGGTGGACTTCTTCTCCATCGGCACCAACGATCTCATCCAGTATTCCATCGGCGTGGACCGCACCAACCACCACGTGTCCTATTTGTACCAGCCGCTGCATCCGGCCACCCTGCGCGCCATCAAATTGGTGGTTGACGCGGCCCATCAGGCAGGCATAGAAGTGTCCCTCTGCGGCGAGGTGGCTTCGGACCCGTTCTGCGTACCAATCCTGCTCGGCATGGGCATCGATTCCATCTCCATGACCCCGCAGGCCATTCCCGGCATAAAGCGGATCATTCGGCAGACCAACATGCACGACTGCCGCCTCCTGCTCAAGGATGTCCTGGAATGCCGCATGGTCAGCCGCATCAACCATTTGGTGATGAACAACATTTTCAAGCACTTCCCCGAGGAAGTCACCTTCTTCTCGTCCCTGTTGGAAAACGACGAGATGCCCACGTAG
- the smpB gene encoding SsrA-binding protein SmpB produces the protein MAKKKKNKSLTPDTIGVNKQARRLYEIFETFEAGISLVGSEVKSLRAGHVSFKDGYVQFRNNSAFLVGVHIAPFDKAGEFDQHDPERARQLLLHKREIEVLRTKTEQKGLTVIPMKMYFSRGKVKVLIGLGRGKNVHSKKQDLKDKDIARDTARQLSAYK, from the coding sequence ATGGCAAAAAAGAAAAAGAACAAAAGCCTCACCCCGGACACCATCGGCGTCAACAAGCAGGCCCGGCGGCTGTACGAAATCTTCGAGACCTTCGAAGCGGGCATTTCCCTTGTCGGCTCCGAGGTCAAATCCCTGCGTGCGGGCCATGTCTCCTTCAAGGACGGCTACGTCCAGTTCCGAAACAACTCCGCCTTCCTGGTGGGCGTGCACATCGCCCCCTTTGACAAGGCGGGCGAGTTCGACCAGCACGACCCCGAACGGGCCAGGCAACTGCTCCTGCACAAACGGGAAATCGAGGTGCTTCGAACCAAGACCGAACAGAAGGGCCTGACCGTCATCCCCATGAAGATGTATTTCAGCCGGGGCAAGGTAAAGGTTCTGATCGGCCTGGGACGCGGCAAGAACGTCCATTCCAAGAAGCAGGACTTGAAGGACAAGGACATCGCCAGAGATACGGCCAGGCAGTTGTCTGCGTACAAATAG